A single region of the Desulfomonile tiedjei genome encodes:
- a CDS encoding CsbD family protein — protein sequence MNWTRIEGNWKQFKGKIREGWGKLTDRKLDVIAGKRDQIIGKIQKKYGSAFERARKEMNKFRRKH from the coding sequence ATGAACTGGACTCGGATCGAAGGCAACTGGAAACAATTCAAAGGCAAAATCAGGGAAGGATGGGGCAAGCTTACCGACCGGAAACTGGACGTAATTGCCGGGAAACGCGATCAGATTATCGGCAAAATCCAGAAGAAGTATGGGAGCGCATTCGAGCGAGCCAGGAAGGAGATGAATAAGTTCCGGAGGAAACACTGA